In a single window of the Zea mays cultivar B73 chromosome 5, Zm-B73-REFERENCE-NAM-5.0, whole genome shotgun sequence genome:
- the LOC103626150 gene encoding cysteine-rich receptor-like protein kinase 2 produces the protein MHHRMGRFLLLPALTLVVASAWVPITFADPQATLLNQGCSQYNATPASAFIAALNSTFASLRANLSAASSVGFATAAEPRAAAPAFAMAQCRPYVAGRDCVACFDAAAAGLRATCVAGRAANGGRAILDGCMLRYESAAFFDQSTLPGNTQLCNGSAVQAGGFADAARALVADFAAAVPRVPGLAAAAASGGVYAAAQCVETVGEAGCAQCLNVAVGNIDGCPPNSDGRAVDAGCFMRYSDRSFFPANSTTVDLAIYLRSGATLLQSMRFMANYQKRLTHTALVLSSWKY, from the exons ATGCACCATCGCATGGGTCGCTTCCTGCTCTTGCCGGCTCTAACCTTGGTAGTTGCGTCCGCGTGGGTCCCGATCACCTTCGCCGACCCGCAGGCCACGCTGCTCAACCAGGGGTGCAGCCAGTACAACGCCACGCCCGCGTCCGCCTTCATCGCCGCCCTCAACTCCACGTTCGCCAGCCTCCGCGCTAACCTCTCCGCTGCAAGCAGCGTCGGTTTCGCCACCGCGGCGGAACCGCGCGCTGCCGCCCCGGCGTTCGCGATGGCGCAGTGCCGCCCGTACGTCGCGGGCCGTGACTGTGTCGCCTGcttcgacgcggccgccgcgggactCCGCGCCACCTGCGTCGCGGGCCGCGCGGCCAACGGCGGGCGCGCCATCCTCGACGGCTGCATGCTCCGGTACGAGAGCGCGGCCTTCTTCGACCAGTCTACGCTCCCGGGCAACACGCAGCTCTGCAACGGCTCCGCCGTCCAAGCCGGCGGCTTCGCGGACGCAGCGCGGGCGCTGGTCGCCGACTTCGCGGCGGCCGTGCCTCGCGTCCCTGGGCTAGCCGCCGCGGCCGCGAGCGGCGGCGTGTACGCGGCGGCGCAGTGCGTGGAGACGGTCGGGGAAGCCGGTTGCGCGCAGTGCCTCAACGTGGCGGTGGGGAACATCGATGGGTGCCCACCCAACTCCGACGGCCGTGCCGTGGACGCCGGCTGCTTCATGAGATACTCTGATAGGTCTTTCTTCCCAGCGAACTCGACGACTGTGGACCTCGCGATATACTTGCGGTCCG GGGCTACACTGCTCCAGAGTATGCGATTCATGGCCAACTATCAGAAAAGGTTGACACATACAGCTTTGGTGTTGTCGTCTTGGAAATATTAA